AGAATATTCGAGTCCTTCGCCCAGGCCGAGACCTCTACCACCCGCCGGTACGGCGGTACCGGGCTCGGGCTGAGCATCTCCGCCCGGCTGGTGGAATTGATGGGGGGCCGCATCTGGCTGGAGAGCACGGTCGGCCAAGGGAGCGTGTTCCACTTCACGGTGCGGCTGGGGGTGCAGCAAAAACCGCCGGTCCGGCAGATTCCTGAGAAGCTGACAAATCTGGAGGGGCTTCGCGTGCTGGTGGTTGACGACAACAGAACCAACCGGCGCATTCTGGAAGAGATGCTGGTGAGTTGGCGCATGTGCCCCGAAACGGCCGACGGCGGACTGAACGCCCTGGAAATGATAGCGGAGGCGCAAAAGAAGGGAGAGCCTTTCCGCCTGCTCATCCTCGATATGAACATGCCGCTCATGGACGGATTTGAATTGGTCGAGCGTCTCCGGCAACAAGCCGAATACCAGGGAGCCACCATCATGATGATCTCTTCATCAGGGATGCGAGGCGATGCGGCCCGCTGCCGCGAGATAGGGATATCCGGCTACCTGAGCAAACCGGTGAAGCAGTCCTCCCTTCTGGACGCCATATTAACGGTTCTATGCATGACCGAGCCGGAAGGGGATGAGTCCCCCCTTCTGATCCATCATACTCTCAGGCAGGCCCTGCATCCCCTCCATATTCTTCTTGCAGAGGACAACTCCATTAACCGTAAGATAGCCGTGTGCATATTGAAGAAGCGTGGACACACGGTGGTGGCCACCGCGAACGGGGTCGAAACATTGGCGGCTCTGGAGGCGGAAGGAGAGCATCCCTTTGACCTCATTCTAATGGACGTACAGATGCCGGAGATGGACGGCATCGAGGCAACCGCCCGCATCCGCGAAAAGGAAAAGAGCGGCAAACGACACATCCCGATCATCGCCCTGACAGCGCATGCCATGAAAGGGGATCGCGAAACCTGCCTTAAAGCGGGCATGGATGGCTATGTACCCAAGCCGCTCAAGACTGAAGAACTCCTCGCGGCCATGGAAGAAGCAATGGCGGGCAGAACGAAAACCGCTTCTGCCGCCGCGCAACACCATGACAACAAGAGTGAGGTGTTCGACCGGAAACAAACACTGGCGAGCGTGGATGAGGACTTGGATCTCCTGGGGGAGGTCGTCGGGTTGTTCCTGGCGGACTACCCCGAAACGATGGCTGAGATTGACAGTGCCATCAACGAAGGGGATGCTGTCCGCCTTAACCGTGCCGCCCACGCGCTCAAGGGTTCGGTGGGCAATTTCGGCGCCAGCAAAGCCTATGAATTGGCCCTCAGGCTGGAGATGATGGGGAAAAAGACGGAACTTACCGGAGCAAGAACGGTTTACCCCTCTCTCGTTGAGGAGATGCAACGACTGAAAAAGGCACTTGAAAACTTTACAGGAAAAGACAGCTATGAAAATTCTGATAGCCGAAGATGACCCGGTTTCCCGGCGCCTTCTCGAAGCCAAGCTGCACAAGTGGGGGTACGATGTGGTCGTCACCTGCAATGGCGACGAGGCATGGGAAGCATTCCGGGCCGAAAACGCTCCGAGGCTCGCTATCCTTGACTGGATGATGCCCGGAGTGGATGGCGTTGAGATCTGCAGAAGGATGAGAAGAAAAGCCAAAGGACTATACACCTACATCATCCTGCTGACAGCGCTGTATCAGGATGAGGATATTGTTACCGGTATGGAGGCCGGAGCCGACGACTACATCACCAAGCCGTTCAAGGCGAACGAGCTGAGGGTGCGCCTCAGAGCAGGACGGCGTATCATCGAGCTTCAGAAAGAGTTGATAGAGGCACGTGATGCGCTCAGGGAGAAAGCCACTCACGACTCCCTCACCGGCCTGTGGAACCATGAAGAGATTATCCGCATCCTGAGAGGACAGTTGTCCAGGGCTGAACGGGAAAGGGGGGAGGTGAGCATAATCATGGCTGACCTGGACCATTTTAAGAAGGTCAACGATATTCATGGCCATATGGCGGGCGACTCGGTGCTCCGCCTTACCGCCAGTAGGATGCTTTCCCTGATGCGGGATTACGATTATATCGGCCGCTATGGAGGCGAGGAATTTCTGGTCATCCTTCCCGGCTGTGACAAGGTGCAGGCCGGGAAGATTGCCGAAAGACTCTGCCAAGTCATAGGAAACGAGAATATGGACATACCGGAAGGAATGATCCCTGTTACTATAAGCCTCGGAGTAGCGACCACCTGCAAAGGACAAAACTGTAATGCAAACTCACTTGTCCAGGCCGCGGACATAGCCCTTTACAGAGCCAAGGAGAATGGGCGCAACCGGGTGGAGATGGCTGGGGAGGAAGACAAAAAGCATGGGTGAACGATTCATTTTTCAGACAAGCTCTCTTCCAGTATAGCAAGCCCCTTATCAAGCTGTTCATCTGTGATTACCAAGGGCATCAGGGTCCGGATAACATTACCAGCGTTTCCGCAAGATTTCGCCCAGTTCCTTGGAGCGCTGGATGAGATTATCCTCAAAAAGAATCTCCAGGACGGACAAGGCCGCCTGGCAGGACAGAGGCAAAAGGACAGTCGGTATCATAAATCTCCAAAGCAAATATGAAAACTCTCAAATTTAAGCTGATTTTAGGCGCACCTCACCCGAAACGAAACCCCGCGTACAGTGAAAATCAATTCCAATACTCAACTGCCGGGATCCGGGAGACTGAAAAGTCATATTCATAAATTTTTTGAATTAACCTGGCCCAATTCTGCCTTGCTTCTTTTGAAGACATCTTATTTTGCATAATTGTCGGGATTGTGTTATCAGTTTCCGCCTTCTTTCTCATCCCCCTGGACTTGTTAGAAAAGTAACCATAGTAACGAACGGTATGCTCGTATCTTCCTGGAATATGCGTCACCAATCTGGCAAGCCAATCCAAAGCATTAAACATCTTTTGGGATTTTCCGTCTTTGGCGGTATAAATGATTTTAGCGACGCCATCATCAGATTTTTCGGCCGGAAGAGAGAATCGTGAGAGGACCTCAGCACCTGTTGATATTGGAAAATTGAGGACAGACCGACAGAACGTGCGAACGGTTTCACGGCTATTGCCTTGAATTCCGCTTATCTCTGCAATGAGGGCGCTCAGGCGGGGTCCATAACCGGTTTGATGTTCTGAAGGAATCTCTGCCTTGACAACTTTGCCGCATTTTGAACAGACGCCTTTATGAAGGATGAAATGAAGTACATCCATCTTAATTATAGGCAATTCTATTACTTGATGGGTATGAAATGCCTTAAGGCTATCAGGGATGACATCGGAACAACCACCTCTTCCAACTGGATAATATATCGTTGAACCGGCTCTGGGGTGGCTTGAAATTCTTCATCGGTAAAAGGTCTTTTAATCTCCATGAAATTGAAGATAGCATAATAAAAAACAAAAATCTAGATTTTTTAATTATTTCAATATGTTGTATTTTTACTGTGAATTCAGTATGTTGAGTAGGAGTAAATACCCCCGTGAATAAATACTAAAAATTTAAGGCCGGGGGGCTTGATCTGGCCCCCCGGCGTAAGCGGCAACGGATCCTGTGGGCGAATCTTCTTTGTTAATACGAACCTTCATTGCTTTTACACCCTGCTTCTTCCTCATCTATTTGACGGGTATACTCAGCGATCTCCTCCAAATGTACTATCATCTGCTTTAAAGAACGGATTACGGCTTCTTCGCCATGATCTAATGACATCCGACGCGTAATTTTTTCTAAAAGCACTTCATACCCCTTGATGCCGCCACCCATTGACTCTGAACTTGTGGCGTGGATTGCAAGGTCGATAACCGTAGACACTTCGCTCGGGCGCATTCCCATTTTCACGGTTATGCAGCTAACAATGAGATATGTGAATTGGCCATTTGTTTCAGACAGTTCCATCGTCCCGATTTATAGTATGAGCGCAGCATGAGCATTTTCTCCGCATTTTCTTTATACCAAAAAATGCAGGGACCCTTGAGTCTCAAATTGACAACTCTTCGAATCGAACTTTCAATCGCACCACTGCCAATCGGCAAATTCAATGCCTTTACCGTTGGGAAAGCAAGACGGTGCCTATTACGTACAAAATAATCCCGTTCTGTCTTTATGGCTTTGCTGTTCCGGCCTCGACAAAGAGCCTGTACTTCTTGTACGACCGTTGCCGATTCACCTTTTAGCAAAAACCGTCGCTGTTTTGAGACCCAGGCTTTACGTTTTTTGGCTGACCAGTTTTTTCGTAATCCTGCAACCTTTCCCAGATGCTCTACTGCATGATAAAAATCAAGGAGTTCATGCACACTCTCCGGATTCAACCCCAGTGCCTTGATCAGACCAGGGACTCGATTCCATATCCAATGAGCCCCGTCCGCAACAAACAACACCTTGTCTGCTTTTTGGATGCAAAGAGACTTCAAATAGCCCTTCAGCAGCAGAAACAAGCCATCAGGCCCATTAAAACCGCCATCAATAAATGGGGCAAAGCTTTTTTCCTGTTTCCCATGGGCATCGACGACATAAATAATCAACAGCTTGGGTTCTCTCCAGGCCCCATGATATCTGGTTCTTCCTTTGGCTGTCCGGGGACCTCGCTTTTTTTCCCGCAATCGAGTCCGGCCACCATCGGTGCTTATGACAACCCGACGACCTTGAAGGTTGTCCTCTTCATTTAAGGGGAGCAGACCCATTTGCTGTACCACCCGTGCTCGTTCTGCGTAGCGGTAGGCCAGTTTCCGGATCACCTTAACATCCAGGATAGTGCCATGATCACAAAGGACCTGACGTACTTCCTCAAATGAGCTCAGTAACGCGGACCAGGCGCTGACCATCGCCGCCAAGATTGGTGTACATCGATCATGAATCCCGAGCAAAGCCAAAGCAGCATACAAGCCCTTATATCTTTTGCCATTTCGACGGTCACAGGCTCTTCGATAGTATCGAACATGGATTGGGATCGTGCAACCTGAGCTGGTTTGAATTTGAACTGTCTCAAACCCTTCACTTTTCATTCGGCCAGGCCAGCTACGCACCAACTCTCTTTCTTGTTCGTTATGCTCCGGAGAGTTTATACTGGTTTGGACTTTTTTTTTTAGCATCAACGCGGCTAAACGATTGGTATAGCTTAAAATTTCTTGTTCAACCTGAATGAGTTCTTCCGGACTGCGAATTAGCCGTTTCTCTTTGTCCAGCTGTTTCAATAATTCATATATTTCTTCTACCGTTTCGCAGGATTCAGCCTTTTTGAGTTTCATACTATTTTCTTCCTCATCAGTTGATAATCGAGGGGAAGCATAACTTCTTTTTGCTAAAGAGGATAGTCCGTTTTAAAAACCGGGAAAATGGGAATGCGCCCCTTCGCTCTTATTCATCCGGTCGGGATAAGGGGTATTCTGATTTATCTTTAAATCATTAAAAAAGGCCATGATGTTGGGGTAAAAATCGTCTTGCATCGTGAATCCTCCTGTGAAATAGGGTGGTACGTCAATAATTTCTTTTCCAGTGAAAAGGTCCAACTGCTTTTTACTGGCCACTTTATTATCAAGCTCTTTCTCATCTTTATATATATAACGGAATATCAAGATCGTAGGATTATGTAAAGCCATAGAATTTTTGAATAGCTCTTTAGTCGCGGGATTCAGCATTACCTTTTATAAATAGTTTTGGGTCAATTCTGTCCATTAATTTTATCCTGATTATATCGGATTTTGGGGAGGGCTTCGATACCCCCCCAAAGAAGCCGAAATGTAAAGGTTGTGCAACCAGTTGTCGTGATATTTAAAATGATTCAGCCTTTCAGCTGGGCTTTTGAAGCCGTTATGCCTTTTGACTGTCTCTGGGTTGTAAGGAGCAAAATTATGAATAAGTGCCCATCCTCGAATACTCAGTTGCGCTGCATCCATTGATCCATGAAAATACTGAGTGCTGAACAGGTGACGATCCATTCTTTGCATCAATCTGTCAATCATATTACTCGTTCTGTGTGCCTTGGGATGGTCATAGGCATTTCTGTATGAAACAATATTTTCCCGTAATTTTTTTATGGGGTCTGATATAACATTCGGGGTATCTTGCTTTTTGCACCATTCGATCAACCTTCTGATTCGCTGTGAAAATGATATTTTGCTTTCAGCCCGATAACAATCCCATAGCTTTGATGCTGTTTCATCAAAAATGTCTCTGTATTTTTTCTTCGCCCGATCACGAATTTTTATGAATACATGCAGAAAACAACAAACGATGGCTACCGATGGAAAAAGGCTTTTCCATGCCTGCCGGGTAGCTTTCCATCCATCCATATTGACAGTCTCCGGCGAATATTCAGGCTGTAGGCATTGGGCCTCATCCCGATAAAATTGATATGCTTCGGTCAAGGCTTGCTTTCCGGCATTTTGAGCAACAGAAACTCCAAGAATACAGCCATTTCCAACAGTTGTTGCCACATACGTTTTTTCTCCCAGAATCCGGGTGTGCTTCTCATCCGCCGCAAGATGTTGGGGAATGTCGCCTGATTGCCGGACGGTTGTTCCAACAATACTATTGCGACCAAGTGACTGTTCAATCCGGTACCAATACATTGGATTTTTACCGAAAATGTAGCTCAGTGCCCAGAAGGGCACATTGAATTTTCGCATGAAAAGGGCTTTTTCAACCTCGTCAACCAAACCAGTAAGATAGGGCGTCACAAAGGAAGGGCGCACTGTATAAGCAATGCCGGCCATCTCGATTCGCCTAATAGGGATCGACATTTTTTTTGAGTGATAGATATCTTTCATTAGATATCCTTCTTGGAAAATATCAGCTGGAAATAGTTCCGGGAAAAGCTTAATTTTTTCATCGAGACAGTTCCGAAATTTATCAGGATTTTGAACAATGTCGTTATAAGCATCTTGAGAAAAGGGCACACATATGGTTCTATGGTTTCGGGTTGTGGATTTTGTATCTGTTTCCCACATATAGTTAGAGACCTCCTTGGCGGGTTTGGTCTCTAACTATATGAAATTATTAGCAAAAAGTCTAGTCTAAATCTCTTTTAATTTCAATAGGTTACAAATAAAGTTTTTTCATCCTCCCAATGATTAGATCTTTTTTGGTCGCTGTTCCCCTAAATCCGTTATAATCAGATTTTATCCCGTAAATTTCTCATCAATTTTGCTTGTTTGTATCATAATTATATACTTGTTGACAAAAAATAGGGATCTGTTTAAACAACCATGTCAACGCATAGAACGAATCTGTGCATGTTTTAAAAGTAAATAGAGTTTTTAAATAAGACAATCAAAGCCAAGAAGGCCACCTACCGGATTTGTGTCCGTGTTTGTTGGGATTCCTGGCTTTTTTTGTTTTGAATCCGGGTAACAAAAGGTTGGGAATGGGCGTAAACGCTTGGGAAAGACTCAATGTGGGATGGAACAATCGTGTCTGATGATACGTATCAGACATATTTTAATGTTCATGCAGAAGCGCTAACCAGGAGGTGTTGAATGAAAAGAATAAGATTGGGACTTGGAGAAATAGTGTCACTATTAATTTGGGGGATAATTTTTCCCTGTTTTGTCTGGGCGATTGAGCAGAACCAGTCCACAACCCTTGAAGACGTGGTGGTGACAGCGACCCGGACAGACAAAACCCTGTTGGAGACAGCGGCCAGTGTTACGATTATTACAGCCGAGCAGATTGAAGAGATGGGGGCAACAAATTTTGTGGAGATTGTTGAAAACATTCCAGGCGTCGTAAAAGACAGCGACAGCCGCGAGCGGCTGACATTCAGGGGCAACCGCAGCCCACAGTCCGGTGGCGTTTTAGTTCTTATTAACGGGGTGCCTGCCAATAATGGTATTGGATGGTATGTTGAATATGATTCAATTCCCGTCTCAGATATTGAACGTATTGAAGTCCGCCGATCTTCGGGAAACATTGCCTTTGGGCCAGATGCATCCAGAGGGGTGATCAATCTTATCACCAAAAGGGGGAAAGCTGAGACCTTTTCCGGAAAAACAAGTGTTTCCTATGGCTCCTGGAACAGTCTAAAAGCCTTTGCCGGCGTTAGTGGACAGGTGAATAAATGGGATTATGCTTTTGGTGGTTCTTTTTTCAATACAGACGGTTATGAAGATGACAATAAAGAATTGGGAACTGCCCGGGTCAGTGTAGGCCATAATTTTTCTAAAGAGACCCGCTTGGGCCTGAATCTTGACTGGCATAAGGCCGACTACGATACCATTTACGGCAAAACAAAATGGCAGTTGGACAATTATCGGCGGGAAAAAATTTTCCCCACATCGGAAACAAATGACACCCTGATCCATAACCGAGAAAATGAGGATGAGAATACAGCCGTAAGTCTTGAATTCAGCACAAAAAAAGAAAAATTTTTTGCCAACGGGCTGATGTCTTATGATAACACAGATCATGTTTACAGATATCTGGCCAAAAAGCTTGATTCCGGTTACAGCACAACCAGTTCTTATTATGACTACCAGGAGGACAGTGATCAGGACAGGTTCCTGGCCAGAGCATCCGGTGGTTATAATTTTTTGTTCAACACAATAAAGTATACCCCCACTATCGGCGCAGATTATGAAAAGATTTCCTTTGATCTGGTTAAATCATATCCATGGTCGCCGACCCCATTGTCCGCTTCCCAAGAGAGTGCGGTTGCCAAAGGCACCATGGACGCCGAAAGGGAACGATTCGGCATTTTTCTAAACAATGAACTGGACTTCAGCCGGCAGTGGGAATTGAGCTTCAGTGGCCGTTTTGACCAGGTGGATTATGATGTGAGCACTCTGGAACCCAACCAGGTGACCAACAGTCACTCCGATTTTTCCTGGGATATCACGCCGGCCTATCATCCCACTTCAAACGCGACTGTCTATGCGTCGTTTTCTCAATCTTACTGGTATCCGGTATTGTATTACTATAAATACGCCATGGAATATGCCACAGCTGAATATACAGCCCAAGATTTGAAACCTGAAAAGTATCAGACCCTGGAGTTGGGGTATAAGCAGTATGTCAGCACCAAGCTCAGCTTAGCTTTCACAGCCTATTACATGCAAGTGGATGATAAATTTCTCTCCTTGTATGATTCAGATGCTACAAGCGATTGGTTAGGATACAGAAACGTGGGGGATTCCGAACATATGGGCCTTGAGTTGGAAGCCTCAGGCCAGATCAATCCTATGGTGGGTTATCGCCTACAAGGTGCATATCAGAATGCCGAGTGGGACAATGCCATATTCAAACCCTATATCTGGGGGGAGACATCTGATTCCAACACCGAGAATGTGGATATTTCCGGTCAGCAAGTACCCCATCTCCCGAAGTTTACCGGGACTTTCGGATTGGATTTTTATTTTCTGAGTCACTGGAAATTCAGTGCTGATCTGAACTATTACGGCAAGCAGTATGTGGATGTTCTCAACCGGTACGAGATCAGCGATTATGTCACCGCTGATCTTAAACTGACCTATACCGCTGAAAAATTTAAGGTGTGGGTGCTGTGCAATAATGTATTTGACCGGGAAGAGTATAACTATTTCAATGAGACCGGGA
Above is a window of uncultured Desulfobacter sp. DNA encoding:
- a CDS encoding diguanylate cyclase, whose protein sequence is MKILIAEDDPVSRRLLEAKLHKWGYDVVVTCNGDEAWEAFRAENAPRLAILDWMMPGVDGVEICRRMRRKAKGLYTYIILLTALYQDEDIVTGMEAGADDYITKPFKANELRVRLRAGRRIIELQKELIEARDALREKATHDSLTGLWNHEEIIRILRGQLSRAERERGEVSIIMADLDHFKKVNDIHGHMAGDSVLRLTASRMLSLMRDYDYIGRYGGEEFLVILPGCDKVQAGKIAERLCQVIGNENMDIPEGMIPVTISLGVATTCKGQNCNANSLVQAADIALYRAKENGRNRVEMAGEEDKKHG
- a CDS encoding transposase; amino-acid sequence: MPIIKMDVLHFILHKGVCSKCGKVVKAEIPSEHQTGYGPRLSALIAEISGIQGNSRETVRTFCRSVLNFPISTGAEVLSRFSLPAEKSDDGVAKIIYTAKDGKSQKMFNALDWLARLVTHIPGRYEHTVRYYGYFSNKSRGMRKKAETDNTIPTIMQNKMSSKEARQNWARLIQKIYEYDFSVSRIPAVEYWN
- a CDS encoding TonB-dependent receptor, which codes for MKRIRLGLGEIVSLLIWGIIFPCFVWAIEQNQSTTLEDVVVTATRTDKTLLETAASVTIITAEQIEEMGATNFVEIVENIPGVVKDSDSRERLTFRGNRSPQSGGVLVLINGVPANNGIGWYVEYDSIPVSDIERIEVRRSSGNIAFGPDASRGVINLITKRGKAETFSGKTSVSYGSWNSLKAFAGVSGQVNKWDYAFGGSFFNTDGYEDDNKELGTARVSVGHNFSKETRLGLNLDWHKADYDTIYGKTKWQLDNYRREKIFPTSETNDTLIHNRENEDENTAVSLEFSTKKEKFFANGLMSYDNTDHVYRYLAKKLDSGYSTTSSYYDYQEDSDQDRFLARASGGYNFLFNTIKYTPTIGADYEKISFDLVKSYPWSPTPLSASQESAVAKGTMDAERERFGIFLNNELDFSRQWELSFSGRFDQVDYDVSTLEPNQVTNSHSDFSWDITPAYHPTSNATVYASFSQSYWYPVLYYYKYAMEYATAEYTAQDLKPEKYQTLELGYKQYVSTKLSLAFTAYYMQVDDKFLSLYDSDATSDWLGYRNVGDSEHMGLELEASGQINPMVGYRLQGAYQNAEWDNAIFKPYIWGETSDSNTENVDISGQQVPHLPKFTGTFGLDFYFLSHWKFSADLNYYGKQYVDVLNRYEISDYVTADLKLTYTAEKFKVWVLCNNVFDREEYNYFNETGRRNSDGTPYKQYYYPMSGRYIEAGVSFDF
- a CDS encoding response regulator → MPDTRLKDIEAFIIEECIRSSASPLGFFGLIDEDEIEMKAHLWSEQAMAGCAIDFKPVVFPLDNAGIWAEAIRKRQPFILNDYSKPNPRKKGYPAGHVPIKRLLSIPITKGTKVVAIMAVANKAIDYDETDILHLSLFLESTWDMLQRTKAEEELKLRSEELAVEKDRAETANRQKSEFVANMSHEIRTPMNGVIGMLELLMDTELSREQHEYVQAVKSSAESLMTIINDILDFSKIEAKKLDIENVDFNLRDSLGDILQTLGLRAEEKGVELTYEVFPGVPDAVVGDPGRLRQIILNLVGNAIKFTHEGEVVVAVDREPREENGARLHFTVTDTGIGIPPEKQTRIFESFAQAETSTTRRYGGTGLGLSISARLVELMGGRIWLESTVGQGSVFHFTVRLGVQQKPPVRQIPEKLTNLEGLRVLVVDDNRTNRRILEEMLVSWRMCPETADGGLNALEMIAEAQKKGEPFRLLILDMNMPLMDGFELVERLRQQAEYQGATIMMISSSGMRGDAARCREIGISGYLSKPVKQSSLLDAILTVLCMTEPEGDESPLLIHHTLRQALHPLHILLAEDNSINRKIAVCILKKRGHTVVATANGVETLAALEAEGEHPFDLILMDVQMPEMDGIEATARIREKEKSGKRHIPIIALTAHAMKGDRETCLKAGMDGYVPKPLKTEELLAAMEEAMAGRTKTASAAAQHHDNKSEVFDRKQTLASVDEDLDLLGEVVGLFLADYPETMAEIDSAINEGDAVRLNRAAHALKGSVGNFGASKAYELALRLEMMGKKTELTGARTVYPSLVEEMQRLKKALENFTGKDSYENSDSRR
- a CDS encoding transposase, with amino-acid sequence MWETDTKSTTRNHRTICVPFSQDAYNDIVQNPDKFRNCLDEKIKLFPELFPADIFQEGYLMKDIYHSKKMSIPIRRIEMAGIAYTVRPSFVTPYLTGLVDEVEKALFMRKFNVPFWALSYIFGKNPMYWYRIEQSLGRNSIVGTTVRQSGDIPQHLAADEKHTRILGEKTYVATTVGNGCILGVSVAQNAGKQALTEAYQFYRDEAQCLQPEYSPETVNMDGWKATRQAWKSLFPSVAIVCCFLHVFIKIRDRAKKKYRDIFDETASKLWDCYRAESKISFSQRIRRLIEWCKKQDTPNVISDPIKKLRENIVSYRNAYDHPKAHRTSNMIDRLMQRMDRHLFSTQYFHGSMDAAQLSIRGWALIHNFAPYNPETVKRHNGFKSPAERLNHFKYHDNWLHNLYISASLGGYRSPPQNPI